The region ATTTGGACTGTATATGCATACAAATGATGTGAATGATATGATGTAATCAACTTTGCAACAAAAAAATGCTATTACCACTGGTTTTAATGCATAAAGAGAGTGTTGTCATTTAACCTATTGGTTAAGACATGATAATGAGAGATGGCGCATGTCCCGTGCAAAATTTCTTCCAAAACTGAAATTTGAAAACAGGTGGGAAGTATAGTATAGATTTGCCATTTTTGGATATCCCTTAAAAGTAGATCGATCAATTCTattcaagaatttttttttctctaacgAGGACTGTTGGTTCTATTTTCTACTAATAATACTCCTGttactttttttaatctatctcttattttatcaatagtGCATTAaaacttttgtcattttagatGTTTATTTTTTAGAGACGGGAGGGAGTACATATAATCAACAAATACCACCTTTTTCGTATTTTGATTACAagctttagcacaaataataACTCGATGCATAGGGCAAAAATAAATGAAAGCatcttaaataataataatttttttttcttattttgattACAAGCTTTACTGCTAGCACAAATAATAACTCGTTTCATAGgacaaaaataaatgaaagcagttttgataataaaaaattcaaaatcataTTTGTTTGTCAggattttttaatttgataccttaatttttaaaattcagtgtcttttttaatttttaattaacttGAAAAGTAATCAGTATTCTGAAAATAAGGAGAGTAGTATAATTTTCCAGGATTTGAATTTCTAATTTTTGTtaaatatttcttttaatttttgttaatttttattattttatataactattactaatattatgtaataaattaataatttatttattttaataaaatttaaagttATGAATCATAAGTACTTAGCTAtaactaaatataattataattataattataattacagTATATAGttgctattattattataatactaataactACTAATTTACTAAATAatcaatataatataattatttaaaattttaaatcatataatataaaatattattataattatttttataaattaataactaatcaagaCAGTCTtagtgaaaatttgaaattatgtattatattgaattataatattaacaaaataatgataattatcattaagaataataattattatattttaattattaatttattaaaaattattattattatttcagaGTTATTGTTTAtatgattattatttattacaactaATGAAAAATTCAATTATGATATTtctagtttagtgtttaaattaaacatagaattcaaaattttgataattttttttaaacatggGAAAGTAAAGTTGTTAGTAATCATATTCTAAGGATTTATATTCTcagaaattattttttgtgcCAACTTTAGTCTCCTGTCAAATAAAAAGGACTAAAGACAAACGAATAGAACATATCCCTGCCGGTAAGTACTCGAGCAACGGAGATCTGTAGCATTCACATTATTTACTTTCCTACTTCCCCGTAAGACACTCGAAGATGATCACAAAGAGAGGTGATCATTACTCCCAAGGAATTTGTACTATTTCCGTTCCGCGGTAgtggagacgtttcttttcggcatgcgATTTAATAAAAacttgtgttaagtgagttaagtaaatgaacaataaagtaggaaatgaaaaaggtatagagatgaagagagaataaagtaagaaataagaaattgttgatttttactaaaacagaaaatgactccactactatgaaacgtaCCAAATTGAcaaaaatgactccactactatgaaacgaAGGAGTACCAAACATCAAAAACGATCAAAACACATATTTAGAagaattcaagattcatcttcTCACCAAATCCCATTATATGACAAATCAATTTACAAAGCTCATTAGGAATGTTTCTAGAATCAGTCGGCCAACAAACATTTTGGTCCTGGGATATGTATTGTAAATCCCATGCAATTCATAACATATATAGATGAATCTagaaagtaaattaaaaaacaaataaatttccTTTGATGATAATAATGGAAATGCATAAACATTTACAGTAGCCAGTAAAATGTGAGAACAAAATAAACCAATTTAATTCTCAAGCCCTAGAGGCGATGGGTGGCTGAGGAGCGGGAGCGGCGCCACCGGCGAGGAAGGAGAGTAGGCTGGGCACCCTGACGATGGGGTCCGCTTCGTCGAGGAACAGATCCTCCGGAACACGGAAAGCACCATGCAGGAGAACAACGCTGAGACCGACCATGAGCGCGGAGACGAGCACGTATCCGACGCTGGTGAGGAAGAGAACAACAACGGTGCACAATATGAGGGCGAAGAGCACCGTGCGATCGGAGAATTGGCGGCCGAAAAGGGCGATGGGAGGATCCGATGGTTGGCGGAAGATATAGAGGAAGAGCCAGGCGGCGAGGAGGgcagagaggaggaggagagacAGAGGATTCGTCAGGAGAGATATCGCTAGCACGGTGGTCACGATCATGAGGTAGTTGGTGCGGAAATAGCCGTAGTTTTTGTGGAGGCGATGGTTTGCATCGCTGAAGGATTCCGGCTTCGCGAAGCCCGTCCGATCAGCGAGCTCCGACCAAGGACGGCGGTCCGAGAGGCCGGAGTTGATCGTCTGTGAGATGCGGGAAAATAGAGCGCCCAAGGCCGAGGTGGAGGAGGATTGTTGATCGACGGCAGAGGGATTTGATGCCATTTTTGTTTCAGATTAAtaaaaatggagtataaaaatgATGCTTTGCCTTTCCCAGTTTCGTTGGGTCGTGGCCATTGTTCTTGTaacaatattttcctttttatagCTATCTTTTTTTCTATCAATAAATTTATGTGGCTACCCTTTTatattccatttttatttattcataattcaatttttattttgattgtaTTATATTATACTGCCCTTTTATATTCCATTTTTAATTATtcataattcaatttttattttgattgtaTTATATTATACTGCCTTCGTCCCTAGTTAAAAGAGATGTATTTATTTTCCAACATATGTTTAAGTGgaattttgtttattaaataaagagagagtataaattgatattaaaaaagaaatcaaaagaaaaagtgattaagaagagaataaagtttcttaaaataaattttctaattttaagaagcagacaaaaatagaaatactccattcgtccgtAAAATAATGTCCCATTTTGCTATTTCGGGGCGTCCGCGATTCAAAGTCCCATTTACCCTTTTTCCATTATAAGTAAATGGACTCATCATTCACCTAACACATTATACTCATagtctattataaaatcaatatattagAGTGagtctacattccactaactcatttccccagttttcttcacaaagttaaacaatttcttaaaactcgagCCAAGTGAAAATGAGACTataaatggtggacggagggagtggtTTCTATTTTAAAGAACATAGgtaaatatactactccctctgttccatctTAATAGATGTGTTTCATTTcctgcactcgttttagaaaaataaacataaatagtTCAACTAGGATAAAAGTAAAGTAAGCATGATTCAAAGTAAACAAACAATGCACTAATTATGCACATTTTCATCAAACCATCAAATTAAAGCATCAACTTAAGCTCAAATAAAGGTAAAAGATGTTTTTATCATTGGCAAACTCAATCTAATATGTCTATAAACATGTGTGTTTCTAAAATTCTCCAAGTAATGCTCATGACAGATTCACATCGGGTTTTATCgataacaaaaaacaaaactaaaactaacaaaaataagcaaaaaaaaaaaaactaaactacggtccaccacttcatcccctcAAACTTATTCATAACTACGTgaagaataagtttgaaaagtcGGTAGGGACATGAGTGTTGGGAAGAAATCTCCGAGAATAAGGAAGATTGAGAGATTGATCATATACCATAGTTAGTATTCTAATTACGGTAATATagatttactttttttatatttccctTTGTCTATAAAAGACTTGTAATACTCTGTACAAATTCATTCATGAGTTATATACAAAACAAGTTCTTCCTTTAAACATGGCTTCAGAGCGGGTTGAAGCCCCGAAATACCAATCCCGGCCGATACGCAGAATCCAACCCATAAAATATCCCtacacaaaaatatcagataCCGAAGATGCAAAACCAAACGATCTCTCCTCAAACAGATTGAGGACAAGCAAGAATGTTACTCTTGCATTCAAACTAAATGGGAAGAATTACCCCTATGGTCAAGATTGATGAAAGTCCAGATTGGCAGTAGAAGGGTGTACTCATTTATCACAGATGAACCACCGGAACCAGGCAGCAAAGGCTACTGAGATTGGGAGAAAACTGATCTCATAGTTTTTCTCCTGGATCGTCGATGATATCGAGAATGATATCGTCGCCGATTCCGCACATCACCAAACTTCGAAAGCAATATGGGATAGCTTAGCTGTTACATTTGAAAACAATGCAGATTTATATCTCATATATAAACTGGAAGAAAGAGCAAACGAGATTAAACAGGGAGATCTCGATCTGGAAACCTCTTACCAAAAATCCACGGGATATGGATTGATGTGGATCGATGTCAAAAGAAGCCGATTGATTGCTGCGATAAAGGAATCAACCAATACCGTGTTCATTCCAATATCAAGAGATTATTCAAATTTCTAGTTGGATTGTCGAATGTGTATGACCCAATTCGACGGGATATACTCAACGCTGATCCTAACCCATCGGTCGAGACAGCCTACGGCTGGGTAAAGAGAGAAGCGGCACGACGACGCATCATGCTGGCATTCCCCCAACCCGTCACAGGAGTCAACGGTAGAATCGCCGATTCGTCATCTGGGGAAATCAGGTATGCTCTCTCCGCCCAGAACCAACACCCAAACAGCCGGAACGGACCACCACCACCCGCCGCAGCCACCTACCGACCAAGAAGCAAACCGGACAAGTCCAAACTCTGGTGCTCCACTGTGGACCACAGAAACATACCCTCGAAGAGTGCTTTCTCCGAATCGGGTATCCAGAATGGTGGGATGAGAAGCAGAAGGCGAGAGCACAGGCAAAGCTTGCCGTCGGAGTCGGTGAGAGGGGACAATCGCGACAGACCATCGCGGGAAATAAAGAAACAGTAGCTGTGCAAGGTATGCCACCGGGAACCTATCCGGAGGCTTCATCTAGTGGGGGTGGCATACGGAGAGTCGGGAATTTTTCCGAGAAGGCGGATGAGGCGAGGTTGGAAGCAATCAACGACGGCGGCGTCATTTATGGAGGTCAAGGGTTTGGTTATATGCCAATgc is a window of Salvia splendens isolate huo1 chromosome 3, SspV2, whole genome shotgun sequence DNA encoding:
- the LOC121794732 gene encoding PRA1 family protein B4-like, with the translated sequence MASNPSAVDQQSSSTSALGALFSRISQTINSGLSDRRPWSELADRTGFAKPESFSDANHRLHKNYGYFRTNYLMIVTTVLAISLLTNPLSLLLLSALLAAWLFLYIFRQPSDPPIALFGRQFSDRTVLFALILCTVVVLFLTSVGYVLVSALMVGLSVVLLHGAFRVPEDLFLDEADPIVRVPSLLSFLAGGAAPAPQPPIASRA